The region ATTTACCAAAAATTAAAGCTGCTAATGCTAAGAATCCAAGCCCTGCAACCGATCCGTTAAATTCTCCAGATGTGGTAACAATAATTAAAGCGCCTCCGATTCCCGATAGGAATCCAGATGCTAACACACCAAAATAACGCATTTTATAAACATTAATCCCCATTGAATCAGCTGCTTGTGGATGTTCTCCACACGCGCGCAGACGTAATCCAAAAGATGTTTTAAAGACAATATACCAAGTTAAAACTACTAATCCTAATACAATAAAAGTGGTTAAATACATCTTGCTAAAGAATAAAGGTCCAATAATAGGAATATCCGATAAGATTGGGGCATCAAAACGTGAGACACCTTTGAGGATACTAATATTTTGAGATCCTGTTAAAGTACGTGCTAAGAAAATAGTTAGCGCGGGTGCTAATAAGTTAATAGCAGTTCCTGAAATAACTTGATCGGCCTTAAGATTAATACTCGCATACGCATGTAATAAAGAGAATAAACATCCCGCTACTCCACCAAGTAAAATTCCAATCCAAATCGTTGAATCACTACCCTGATAAGCTTGATTGATATAAAATGCAGTCGTGAAAGCCCCAATGACCATTAAACCTTCTAATCCAATATTAACGACTCCACTGCGTTCACTAAATAATCCACCTAATGCTGTGACTAACATCGGTGCTGTAAACGCAAGAGCATACGGCATCATTGCCACAATAAATTCCCACATTATTTAACACCTCCATCTTTTCTCTTCGGTGCTACTTTTTTAAAGAAACTTTGAATTAATAAAGCAATCGCTGAGAAGTAAATAATTGTTGAAATAATAATATCAATTAACTCTTTTGGGACAGCTGTCATTGCTTGCATGAATTCTCCTCCTACCTTCATAAATCCAAATAAGAAAGCAGATAAGAAGACACCAATTGGTGTATTTAATCCAAGTAACGCAACGGCAATTCCATCAAATCCTTGCGTTGGTAAAACACCAATTTTAACATGATTCG is a window of Turicibacter sanguinis DNA encoding:
- a CDS encoding ABC transporter permease, with the protein product MWEFIVAMMPYALAFTAPMLVTALGGLFSERSGVVNIGLEGLMVIGAFTTAFYINQAYQGSDSTIWIGILLGGVAGCLFSLLHAYASINLKADQVISGTAINLLAPALTIFLARTLTGSQNISILKGVSRFDAPILSDIPIIGPLFFSKMYLTTFIVLGLVVLTWYIVFKTSFGLRLRACGEHPQAADSMGINVYKMRYFGVLASGFLSGIGGALIIVTTSGEFNGSVAGLGFLALAALIFGKWNPWTVLFASFFFGFMKTLGQLALINDTLKSFEIPMEFYNALPYVMTLVALVVFSRNIVGPKAAGEPYDKGKR